acggagacggagctgcagctccttcagcaaCTCGACCAGCGCCGTCGCGAGGTCGGCAAGACGCAGCAGGAAAAGCGCTTCATGCAGACGCTGAGTCGAATGGCCGCCCCCAAGCAGTGGGGCACCGTGCACGTGAGCACCCCCGAAACACAGCGCGCTGCCGAGCTGCGCGACTTGTACGAGCGACTGTGCCTCACCTCTGGAGCCTCTGCAACGACGGTAAAAACCTTTGCAGCGTTGCCAAGCCTAGCGCAAGGCGACCTTGTCTCCTTATCGTCTCCGACGTCGGCGGGACTAATGACAATGAACGTTGCGCGCAGTCCGCCATCCCTCCCTGCGACAGCgaacagcgccgctgctggcctctcatcggcggcggcgacccgGGTAGACACCCTCTTGCGTGTCAAGTGGACGGTGCGGGAGTTCAGCGCCAGCTCGGGGCTCACGCAGGAGCTCTGCGAGCTCATCGATCGTGAGGCGGACCTGCTGCACCGTGGACGCAAGGAGGCGTCTCTGACCAGTCTGCGGAAGCGCATTCAATCCTTGTTCGCGCAGTTTATCGAAGACCCGCAGTACAACCCGGTGGCAAAGGAATTCGCTCAGACAGCGCACGATCGCGTGCGCGTCAAGGCGGCTGAActggcaaaggaaaaggcgaaggTCTGGAAAGGGCAGACAACAGCATCCGTCTAGTGAATCAACGGtgtacaaaaaaaaaagcagcagcgtagGTAGAAGTCAGCGTGTcgtggggagaggagaggtggcgcaagtctcccctcccctcccccccccccccagacATGCCCACGTGCGCGCTGTTGGAAGCTGAGCTTCGTATGCTACTCTTccctgctcccccccctcctcaccccccctccccaccccctccgtGAAGGCGTCACTTCTCAGGCTTGCACGACCGGGGGCGCTTCGCAGCAGGCAGGCAAAGAAAGGCGTCTACTGgggtgtgctgctcttctctcttttagGTGCACTTGCCGCTTTACTTGAGTCGTTGTGTTTTCTCATGTAGACTAAAAATGGAGtgggaggaaaaaaggggggttAGGACGAAGACTCGCGTGGGGAGGCCAGACGAAAGACGGGTGCGAAGGCGGTGGTGTAAGCCCCCCGCTCTTCGAGATGTCTtgtgcgccttctccaccctttccctttcgtcTTTTGCTTTCCACCTGATTGCCACTCATACTGCCGCCGCTATACCTGTCCACCTCGCTTAATCATTTGAGGAGTGGAGTGGTAAGAGGTAtcttgttgctgttgccgtgTACgattgctgttgctgtgatGCAGTTCATtgcccacatacacacacacgtacacttgctcgctctctttctccctctctctctttccctccttcccccgtGCACTATTGCTGACATTATGTAGTGAATGTATGTAAACAAGCCTAGCAacgagaaggcaaaggaaacAATGAGCTCGGGGGAAGGAGGTTATGCAGACACGTGCGCCATGTAcatcttttctttgccttgcccttctcttcccacCCTTCTGAGCAAACCTCCTGTCAGGCGttctgcttttctctcctttctgtgTCGTCCTCGTTCTGTTTCGGCGGGGAGGATTTGCTCTCGCCCTTCCCATTAGGGTGAGCTGGGGTGAAGTAgtagcaacagcagcacacaccctGAGTGTGTACCTGCAGTAGGGATGCTGGGCGAGTGGCAGAAGAAACCGTGTCTGGGTCAGATGTGCGCGTGACGCTCTCTCCTTGCATCTTGCTGCACTCGTACCCTGTACTGCGTGCAGCGAGTCGAAATCGAAGGAGCGAAACAACAGGGAAGCGAAAGCGTGCACAAGACGACGGAGGCACTTGTGGGTGCAGTGTTGGGGGAAAAACGAGCCGCTCTTAGAGCACGAGTTAATGGTCGCATTTTcgccgctccctccccctctttcttcttcgccttccgCGCCTTATTGCCGCGGTGtattgtgtgtgcgtgtgcagcacgGAGCCACAGTGTGTCGCTACCATGTACGTTGGCGAATGCCCTTGCATCTGTAAAGAGGCGAGGCGTCTcgcacccctcctcttcctcctctctcactttGTTTCTCTACTTCAAGTGTGTCTCAACTCacattcccccccctcccctgctgtTGTCCATCCCTCAAGTATTTCCTTCGCGCTTACCCTTTGCTTTCCGTCACAATTTTCTCTGctgtgtctctcccccctggACCTCACTAATCCCGGTCATGCAACGCCCATTGATGAACCACACCGTCGCTGTCTGACTCGTCTGCCCTGTGCTCAGCGATCGGCTTTGCACGTTACGcagacgcacaggcacacaccgctctccgccttcttccCTGCGCCACCGACCAACGCAAGAGTGCAGAGGCGGCTGCGACCGCCGGAACCCCCCACTACCGCAAGACGCAAACGAGACTAACTTAGAAGTCAAtacggacacacacacacacacacacacacaagaagaaCGGCGCTTTCCCACTTTGCGTACCACCGTTTCCAAGATGAATTTCGAAGGACTGCAAGGACTActgaagaagaagcaaaagcagcggcaacagccCCACGGGACCTCAGATGAaccgtctgcagcggcgggtgTAAGTGGTAACCCTCCGGCACACACGCCTGGTCTCGCTGAacgcgtggcagcagcccccAAGAGTGCCACGAACGCTACCGGGAGACATGCAGCTGCTAGCAGCAGCATTGCTGGAaccgtcagcgccacctctgACCCGTATGTGGTCGCTCTGCAGAGCGTGCGAaccttgcagcagcagcaacaaggGGCACTCAGCAGGACCACGGCAGGCCCAAAGCGCAGCCGGGAGGATATGGAGCAGGAATCGAAGCTGGTCGGGCTTGTGAACACCTCTACAGGTTTGTCCTGTGCTGACCCGAGTGACGAGCTCAATGTGAGGTCGGGTGCGTCAGTCAGCACCCCGCCTAGCGCTTCGCTCAGCACGTCGGCACAGCCGTTGATGAAGAGCGGCGAGGACGTTTTGGCTCAGCGCGAGATGGGCGTCGCAGTATTGCAGACATGCCTCACCCAGCTGGAACACTACTGGGTCGCGGAGCAAGCATCAAACAAGACTCTGGCTTCAACTGGTCATTCCGTCACGACCACTGCTCTAGCGTCCGCCgtgtcgcagccgcagcatcaGTCGCCGTCCGCTAGTGCTCTCCTTGAGCCGAGTGTTTCTCTGACCGTGTCATCGTCTCCCTTCCCTATTCCACGCGCGCTGCGCGACTACATCCTGGCTCAGTTCGTGACACCGAATCCTACCGTCAGGCGTGCGACGGGGCTGCCGGAGATGACGGTGCTGGATCGCGAGTTTGAGCTTCTTGCCCAGAtcaaggcggaggtggaggcaggGCCGCGGAAAGACGTGGTGGACAGTAAAAACAAAGTCGATGCTAAAGTGGGCGGGGTTCCAGAAGCTCAGCAGCAACTCGCGGAGCTCCTGCCCGCGCTGTGGTATCTCGTCGCGCTGCTCTGGCAGCACAGCCTCGACCCGCACCAACGCAACGGTCGGTGCTGCCTAACGTCGACCGCCATGCCCCGAGAAGGATTGCTtgcaccgtcgcagcaggGCTGGTCACCCGTCGTCTACTTTGCCCTCCAAAACGCGCTCCCGGCCGATGCGCAACTTCTGCAGGGTCGCGCCATTGCCGAGGAAGTGGACAAGTGGCGAGCGCTGGCGCGTACCCGGCAGAACGCGCTGGAGCTACTTTCGTATGTCTGCAGTGACCACGAAacctccgccgcggcgtcgtcgccatccaccgcggcggcggactTGATTATCCCGCCCGACCTTCGGAAAAACCTACACACCATGGTGGTGCGCCACCTGCGGCAAGAGCGTAATTTcatggcggtgcggcaggaCTACGTAGACATCACCATGGGCACGGCAAACTGGAAGCTGGGGCTCTTCTCTGGTGGCGAGGTGCACATGCGCCGGTCGATGGAGCGGGTGGAGCGCAACCGAATCGCGCACCTGCTGAACAACGAGCACGCAAcgcacctcctgcaggcGGTGCGCGAGCTGATCATATTTGTGGAGCGCCACTCCCCCGCAAAGtgttctcccttcttttACCCAGCACACGTCACTTCCATCATGGCCGCGTAGTTATCAAGACGCAGGAAATCGGAAGTGAGAGAGATCGATGTTGTCGTGTTGactgtgcgggtgcgtgtaAGCGGGTCTCGATCTTTTCGACGGAGGCGAGGCAAGCGAGCAGGTGAGGTGACGTAAACAAAGGCAAAAGAAGGCAACGCTCAGGGGGGAGGCCACATTCCAAGTCGAGGTGATTCGATTGCACAGGCAACACGGGGGCGCATTAGGCATTCATACGTCCCCGCGCTCTCCCCGTGCCAGGATGCCGGCGGACAGCGCggctttcttcctcttcttcttcctcgcagATCGACTGGCACGCCAGctcagtttttttttgttgccGACAAAGTGACTTCTCAGACGAGCATGCGCCTATTTTCAATTTCTCTGGTTCCCCTGTATGACCTCTCCTACCGCTCCTCGTTTGCCATCCTTCCTTTACCCTCTCCTGTTGCCTTCTTAGGTGCCGGTATCTGTGCGCTCTCGTGCTGTTATGTTCAGCAGCCTCACCCACCTCACTCCACATAAATGCCTCGACACAAAGGCTCTTGCCCCTATCGCACATCTCGCgactctcccccctcccctctttaGATCCCAATCATCATCTCCTCcattctctccctctctgatAGCTCACCTCCGCCCAACATATTTCTTTCCATCTTGCCACGTCTCTGCcttgcctctcccctctcaccTGGGGCTcttctacccccccccccttactcATTGAGGTTGGCGCCTTCCGTTTTCCCTTATCGTTGTGccacttgtgtgtgcgtgtttgtgtgtgtgtgtgtgggtgtgggtgtgtgtctctctctcttcttgtgttcttctctcctcctaaTTCATCCTCACCGCTTTCTATTCCGCTGTCCCTCTACTTCActgtcctccctctctttacTGTGCTCATCGACTCTGACTCTCGCTTTGTGGTTGCCTCTCCCCATTCAGCTCTACGTCAGAGccccactaccaccacccctttccctccattttctctttttcctcacTCACCattcctcccccaccccaccctgcGACCCTTCTTTAGCTCTTTTGTTGACTACTCTGATGACGGAGGGGGGAACACTTCAGCGCGCGGCTCCCCGGGGTCCAgcgctctgctctctctgtgcggggTAGCCAGGCAGCTtctctatccctgccaatgcggGGCCACCCCTGGTGGCGACAGGGTCAGGGACCTACGACGTAGAGGGACGTCAgagcgttgcgtcggagcgacctg
Above is a window of Leishmania panamensis strain MHOM/PA/94/PSC-1 chromosome 22 sequence DNA encoding:
- a CDS encoding hypothetical protein (TriTrypDB/GeneDB-style sysID: LpmP.22.0810); the encoded protein is MNFEGLQGLLKKKQKQRQQPHGTSDEPSAAAGVSGNPPAHTPGLAERVAAAPKSATNATGRHAAASSSIAGTVSATSDPYVVALQSVRTLQQQQQGALSRTTAGPKRSREDMEQESKLVGLVNTSTGLSCADPSDELNVRSGASVSTPPSASLSTSAQPLMKSGEDVLAQREMGVAVLQTCLTQLEHYWVAEQASNKTLASTGHSVTTTALASAVSQPQHQSPSASALLEPSVSLTVSSSPFPIPRALRDYILAQFVTPNPTVRRATGLPEMTVLDREFELLAQIKAEVEAGPRKDVVDSKNKVDAKVGGVPEAQQQLAELLPALWYLVALLWQHSLDPHQRNGRCCLTSTAMPREGLLAPSQQGWSPVVYFALQNALPADAQLLQGRAIAEEVDKWRALARTRQNALELLSYVCSDHETSAAASSPSTAAADLIIPPDLRKNLHTMVVRHLRQERNFMAVRQDYVDITMGTANWKLGLFSGGEVHMRRSMERVERNRIAHLLNNEHATHLLQAVRELIIFVERHSPAKCSPFFYPAHVTSIMAA